The sequence CCTGCTTCATTCGCTTCTGTTTCATCCCCTTTCGGGAAAATGCGAGACCATGCGATTGAGGTTCTGAAACACTTGAAGCCCATCTCAGCAAAGAGCGCAATATCTTCCTTATAGGTATGATAAAAATCGACCGCTTCGTGATTTGGATAACGATATTTATATTCGATTTCTGTTGTAATGATACGGTCAACACCATGTGCACCACCAGTTAAGACATCTGCAATACTTGGGCCTTTACCTCCCACATTCCATGCGCCTTCAACTTGATGGGCCGCAACAGCGCCACCCCATAAAAAATCATCATTTAACTTAGTCATGTCAATATCCTCCTCATTTTTGGTTTAGGTTTATTTTGCTTCTTCTTTAAAGCCAACAACGTAAGTTAATACTAAGCCAAGTACAAACGCAACGACGATTGAAATTAACAAGCCGATAAATTCTGTTGCATGACCACTCTTGAAAAAGGCCGGTAATGTTGCGATACCGGGCATGTTGTATGCCCAAGATACTGAACGGAAAGCACCAGCAATTGCACCACCGACAGCTCCGGCAATACAACCCATGATAAAGGGTGTTTTCAAACGTAATGTAACACCGTAAATCGCTGGTTCTGTGATACCAAAGAAACCTGTGATAGCTGCAGGTAATGCAACACCTCGCATTGCGCTATCGCGTGATTTGAAGAATACACCGAGTGCAGCGCCTGCTTGCGCAAACACAGCTGAGGCTTGTAATGCGGTGAACGTATCGTAGCCTAGAGATGCGTAGTTCCCTACTGTCACTGGTGTAATACCCCAGTGAACGCCGAAGATAACAAGCACTTCCCAGAACCCACCTACGATGGCTCCCGCGATAATTGGGCTAAGACCGTATAAGAAGTTATATACATCACCAATTGCGCCACCGATTGTACTACCAACTGGTCCAAATACTAATAAAGTCATTGGTACAATAATTACTAAGCTTAATAATGGCGTGAATAAGTTACGAATAACTGATGGTAAAATACGTTCAAAGAAACGTTGGACATACGATAAAATCCAAATTGCTAAAATAATTGGAATAACCGATGAAGTATAACTTAACATTTTGATAGGTAAGCCTAAGAAATCAAGCGGTTGTGATAGAACAGGAATGCCTAATACATCATTAATTAATTTCATTGTATCAGGGTTATTTGTTGCTTGTGTAATCATTGATTGCACTTTTGGATCTGCTGAAGCATTGTTTAAAAAATCATTGGCTGCAAACATTTTCATGAAATCAGGGTTAACAAGTGCACATGCCGTTACAACTGCCACATAAATGTTAGCACCAAATTTTTTCGCTGCTGTAATCGCAATCAACACGGGTAAGAATGTAAAACCAGTCCATGAAACGAAGTTTAAAATACGGTAAGTCCCACCAGCAGTATCTAACCAACCTAAAGCTACCATTACACCTAACAACCCTTGTAAAATACCACAAGCTGCTAAAGTATATAAGAACGGTGCAAAAATACTTGAGATAACATCGATAATACGACTGAATACACCGACTTTATTTTTGTTGTTTGAATTCGATGCTTTACTATCGTCTACTTTAATGTCTTGCATGATCAATTCGTAAACATCTTTGACGTGATTACCAATCACGACTTGGAATTGCCCGCCTGCTTCCATTGTAGTGATAACGCCTTCAATTTTATTCACTTCGTCTTTATTCACTATTTTGTCGTCGTTTAAAATGAAACGTAAACGCGTAGCACAGTGTGTCAGGCTGTTGATGTTTTCATCGCCACCCACTGCTTTGATAATTTCTTTTGCTGACTTTGTATAATTGATAGCCATTTCTTATCCTCCTATGATGTAAGCCTTTACTTTTTGTTAACAAGTATATCTTATCAAAATATTTGCGAAAATAAAGCGTATTCATTGATTAAAACACTCGTATTTCATTGGGAAATTTGTTACATAAAAAAAACACCTTGTATTTTTTACAGCAAAAAAATAACCATCTCATCCTTATTAGGATCAAATGGTTGGGTTGTTACTGTTAGGTTATTTTATCGGCAAACGTCGAGCGATTTCTTCGATAATATAAATGACAGGTACTTGACTCGCTGTATTGTAATCACCTGCAATGCGCTCATTCGACATATAATAAGAGATTGTTTCGACCGACATTCGGCTAATCGTTGCGTTCTCTTGGTTTGTTATACTTACAATTTGGCAGCCGTGTTGCTTTAATTTATCTAATAATAAGACTGTTTCTTCGGTTTCGCCTGAAACAGATAAAGCAATAACAACTGTTTTATGGTCCAATTCTTCCATTACTGGATAAAAAGGATCTTCGATGTAATGGCTAAATTTGCCATTCATTGAAAAATAACGTGCCCCATATTTTCCAATCGCACCTGACGTCCCAATACCAACGAACACAATTCGATTAGAATCACGTACTAATGATACGATGCGATTAACTTTACCATCAAAGACAGGGTTATCGATGTATTTAAAATAATTCATAATTTCCGAAATTGAATTTGATTCGCGACGTTTTTCTGTCTCTTTAGCCAAGCTCATTTTAAAACGAAAGCGAAATTCTGTATAACCTTCACAGCCCGTTTTTTTACAAAAACGCATCACAGTTGAAGTGGAAACATGTACCGCATCTGCTAGTTCACGAACAGTCATGTATAAAATTTCACGTGGGTGCTTTTGGATATATTCATAGAGAGCAAGTTCTAATGAGTTAAACTTTTGAATAATTTCATATGTAAACATAAAACCACTCCTTTACTTCGGTTGGTCGTGCTTTGAGCCTCTTGTACGGATAATGCCTTCTGCAATATAGTAAGCAATAATAATCCCCGCCAAAACAAGACTCAGTGTATAGCCAATTTGTTTTTGGAAGATTAGTAGCCCTAAGATAATCAATGTAAAGAAAATATTTCTTACTCGTTTTTTAGTCATAATGCCTCCTTAATTTTTAACGTTCGCCAGCCCACTCCGCATAAAATTGTTCAAGGTACGTTTCCAAAAACAAATGCCGTTGCTCTGCGAGTTTTTTTCCAGTTAGTGTATTCATTGTATCCTTTAAAGTCAGTAATTTCTCATAAAAATGCATAATTGCTGTATCTTCGTCATTTCGGTATTCTGCCAGTGTCATGTTTAGACGTGGTTGCGCATTCGGAAGATGCATCGGGCGACCTTTACTACCACTATATACCATCGTACGCGCAATCCCAATCGCACCAAGCGCATCAATACGATCAGCATCTTGCACCACTTTACCCTCGAGCGATAAAACTTTATCCGCATTACTACCACCTTTAAAAGACATATCTGCAATGATCTGCATAATTTGCCGAACAACGTTCTCTTCTAACTGTTGCTCAAACAACCAATCTAAAAGTTCAGTTTGCGCTATTTTTTCGTCAGCTACCAACTTGTCATCCACTGTATCATGAAGCAATGCAGCCATTTCACAAATAAACAGATCTGCCTGCTCTTCTTTTGCAAGCGTTAAAGTTAACTTTCGCACACGATGAATATGCCACCAATCATGACCTGTGGTATCTGCAGCTAACAATTGTTTTACATGTTGTTCGGTTGCTAACAAGCAGCTTTCTTTTATTGCGTTTGTTGGCATCATGCGCACCCTCTTTCAAAATGTCATCGTTTTCATTCCACTCTTACATTATAAGGCAAGCTTGTGAAAATAGAAACTGCTTCAACGCTAAAAAATATGACTTGTGTCCCCTACACGTTCATGCCATAATAAAACTATTAACTTGATAACTATCAAGAACCAGAAAGGATGTTGCATGATGGGAGTTTTAACTACATTATACGCCGTTGTAAATCAATTAGAGATGAGGGCGAAGATTTCCTAACAGTGCTTCTCCCTCAATTATGAGGAGAGATTATTTATGTACACACTAGAACAACTCGGATGGCACACGTTTTTCGAAGATACACTCACTGAGCAAGAACGCTCACGATTGGCACGCATAACTGTGACCGGACAAAATACTTACCAAGCATTAACGCTCGAAGGTAAAATAAACCTTAAATTAACTGGGAGCTTTTCACGTACGATCACAACAAAATTTGAGCTACCGGCTGTCGGTGATTGGGTGGTGACCGATGAAACAAAACAGGTGATCCATCGACGCTTACCGCGCCAAACAAACTTTGTGCGTAATATTCCCGGTGAGAAAGACGAACGTCAAGTAGTTGCCGCTAATATTGAAGAAGTTTGGTTGGTGATGAGCCTTAACAAGGATTTCAACTTGAAACGACTGAACCGCTATGTGACAACAGCTTGGGACAGTGGTGCTATCCCTGTGATTGTTTTAACAAAAAGTGATTTAGTGACAGACCTCGAAGATTACCTTGCCCAAGTTGAAAGTGAACATATGGGCATCGAAATTATTGCTTGCAGTGCTTTAAATGGGGCTGGTTTTGATCGTTTAAACAAGCGCCTTGTTGAGCACCGAACAATCGCGCTTGTGGGTTCATCGGGTGCAGGTAAATCAACGTTGCTCAATTATTTAGCAGGTGAAGAAATTCAAACAACGAGCGGTATTCGTGACGACGATAGTCGTGGCCGCCATACAACCACCTCGCGCTTTTTATTACCGGTCGGTGACGCTTGGATTATTGATACACCTGGTATGCGCGAACTACAGCTTTGGGCTGATTCAGAAAGCTTAGATACTACTTTTACCGATATCAAGGAACTGACTGCAAACTGTCGTTTCAATAACTGTACGCATAACAATGAACCGGGATGTGCAGTCACAGCGGCATTGACAGACGGAACTCTTTCGACACAACGTTGGGCTGAATATACGAAACTGCAAAAAGAACTGGCTTACCTTGAACGAAAAGCTAACCCCGTCAGTCAACGTCAGTACATGAAAGCGATAATTAAGAAGTATAAGAAAAAATAAAATGTTTTAAAATTATAATTATTTTCCACACTCAAAAACCACCCTTTTGGGTGGTTTTTTTGGTTCTCTATTAAACTGTTCAACTTTCTGTTTGTTTACACACCAACTAGCAGATAACATAAAAATAAGGCTTCATTTGATTTAAGAGATAATCCGGTTTGTTCATAAAACCGTTGAATGCGATATAACAATGTATTCCGATGAATAAATAATTTTTGGGCAGTATGAGCAATGTTCCCTTCATTTTTCCATAATTCCTTAATTAAAGAAACAGTATCAGGTTGTGCAATTAACACCTCTTTTAATTGTTGTAAGATAACGCTATCTGCCGTCATTTGACTCGCATGTTCTTTAAATAACAACTTAGGAATGTTCACAACACTATCTCCTGTTAAATGTTGTAAATGAACTTGAAATAAACGCTTTTCTTCTATAAAATAAGCGGGTAATTGTGGTGAAACATCATAATATGAACCGATCACACAACTTGAATGGGCATAAAAATCACTATCTAAGACCGTCAGTATTGACGCCAGACTTTCATCTG comes from Brochothrix thermosphacta DSM 20171 = FSL F6-1036 and encodes:
- a CDS encoding helix-turn-helix domain-containing protein; the protein is MTPTKLLTIYPTAKTGSNPLPAHINIPHETQYLSIPETDLTASEIALLTSLYQQEIVSKPSIKRSPWHAFLTGETAILPSVSAPVRCIYFDVRFADNTQQMGEWLNLFDALFEGRRTRFLLTETSGVLVEEKTTDALTDESLASILTVLDSDFYAHSSCVIGSYYDVSPQLPAYFIEEKRLFQVHLQHLTGDSVVNIPKLLFKEHASQMTADSVILQQLKEVLIAQPDTVSLIKELWKNEGNIAHTAQKLFIHRNTLLYRIQRFYEQTGLSLKSNEALFLCYLLVGV
- a CDS encoding PTS transporter subunit EIIC — encoded protein: MAINYTKSAKEIIKAVGGDENINSLTHCATRLRFILNDDKIVNKDEVNKIEGVITTMEAGGQFQVVIGNHVKDVYELIMQDIKVDDSKASNSNNKNKVGVFSRIIDVISSIFAPFLYTLAACGILQGLLGVMVALGWLDTAGGTYRILNFVSWTGFTFLPVLIAITAAKKFGANIYVAVVTACALVNPDFMKMFAANDFLNNASADPKVQSMITQATNNPDTMKLINDVLGIPVLSQPLDFLGLPIKMLSYTSSVIPIILAIWILSYVQRFFERILPSVIRNLFTPLLSLVIIVPMTLLVFGPVGSTIGGAIGDVYNFLYGLSPIIAGAIVGGFWEVLVIFGVHWGITPVTVGNYASLGYDTFTALQASAVFAQAGAALGVFFKSRDSAMRGVALPAAITGFFGITEPAIYGVTLRLKTPFIMGCIAGAVGGAIAGAFRSVSWAYNMPGIATLPAFFKSGHATEFIGLLISIVVAFVLGLVLTYVVGFKEEAK
- a CDS encoding HD domain-containing protein, whose amino-acid sequence is MMPTNAIKESCLLATEQHVKQLLAADTTGHDWWHIHRVRKLTLTLAKEEQADLFICEMAALLHDTVDDKLVADEKIAQTELLDWLFEQQLEENVVRQIMQIIADMSFKGGSNADKVLSLEGKVVQDADRIDALGAIGIARTMVYSGSKGRPMHLPNAQPRLNMTLAEYRNDEDTAIMHFYEKLLTLKDTMNTLTGKKLAEQRHLFLETYLEQFYAEWAGER
- the rsgA gene encoding ribosome small subunit-dependent GTPase A; translated protein: MYTLEQLGWHTFFEDTLTEQERSRLARITVTGQNTYQALTLEGKINLKLTGSFSRTITTKFELPAVGDWVVTDETKQVIHRRLPRQTNFVRNIPGEKDERQVVAANIEEVWLVMSLNKDFNLKRLNRYVTTAWDSGAIPVIVLTKSDLVTDLEDYLAQVESEHMGIEIIACSALNGAGFDRLNKRLVEHRTIALVGSSGAGKSTLLNYLAGEEIQTTSGIRDDDSRGRHTTTSRFLLPVGDAWIIDTPGMRELQLWADSESLDTTFTDIKELTANCRFNNCTHNNEPGCAVTAALTDGTLSTQRWAEYTKLQKELAYLERKANPVSQRQYMKAIIKKYKKK
- a CDS encoding MurR/RpiR family transcriptional regulator yields the protein MFTYEIIQKFNSLELALYEYIQKHPREILYMTVRELADAVHVSTSTVMRFCKKTGCEGYTEFRFRFKMSLAKETEKRRESNSISEIMNYFKYIDNPVFDGKVNRIVSLVRDSNRIVFVGIGTSGAIGKYGARYFSMNGKFSHYIEDPFYPVMEELDHKTVVIALSVSGETEETVLLLDKLKQHGCQIVSITNQENATISRMSVETISYYMSNERIAGDYNTASQVPVIYIIEEIARRLPIK